A single genomic interval of Archaeoglobaceae archaeon harbors:
- a CDS encoding hydrophobe/amphiphile efflux-3 (HAE3) family transporter has translation MKLFSIITEKPGLVFIFVSAIILFSMYSAMNVEMTSGTESFFSKDNKVYQQYKLYEKNFVKETGAVFVLIKGDDVVNYEIYDFMLRLGDEIKKLEGVESVNSPASLIREYFGFIPTDEKILRELSNTYFSSLIPKPTVAMVMVQLAPMDTKKQEELAKNIEKSIEKMQIPTGYVVEITGSPVLGYQIKSEILKSLGITMMASVILMILFLFGTFSGVVRRKATAFLPLVISVSAVIIIYGMMPLLGIPLSEHTNGALPMLVGLSIEYAVQIQNRFEEEIRRHGVDTAIELAVERTGRALILALLTTIVGFMSMLSVGIPAMSWFGIIASLGLVIAYILSIIFLPAILKIIEKGKVAEKKETESKARLEKALSVISNLTASRPYGILVVAVLISAIGFYVSPMLELETNYNKYVPQNLPAIQKFRELEELAGGQTVYTLILETDGIDSRVLDKSKELAEYILSNEELVYSYQSLHSLVDKFGKLENVPEELLGRYVAGSTLAVHFYSTADNYEEYKKTLESIYRGVNFYGWDGSYYLTGGAVIYSELGTIMIESQTTMTLVAYILILLLLLVIYRSVRKAVVPLIAITSVIGVINVIMFISGVKQTMVSIALNSIILGLGIDFSIMITERYLEERQKASPIEAVRRAIEHTGKATTTSALAMIGGFGSLMISTFPVMRDFGFLALVAISFSLIAAFTVVPAFLMVTEKVGEALKSKGVVKNLFR, from the coding sequence ATGAAACTATTTAGCATCATCACAGAAAAACCCGGACTCGTATTTATTTTTGTAAGCGCAATTATACTGTTCTCGATGTATTCTGCGATGAACGTAGAGATGACTTCGGGCACAGAATCCTTCTTCAGCAAGGACAACAAGGTTTATCAGCAATACAAGCTTTACGAGAAGAACTTTGTAAAGGAAACAGGAGCGGTTTTTGTTCTTATAAAAGGTGACGATGTAGTCAACTACGAAATATACGACTTCATGCTAAGGCTGGGGGATGAAATTAAGAAGCTGGAAGGTGTTGAAAGCGTTAATTCTCCCGCTTCTTTGATAAGAGAATATTTTGGTTTCATTCCCACAGATGAAAAGATTCTGAGAGAACTAAGTAATACTTACTTCTCCAGCCTGATTCCGAAGCCAACGGTTGCGATGGTGATGGTTCAGCTTGCACCAATGGACACCAAGAAGCAGGAAGAACTGGCAAAAAATATAGAGAAGAGCATAGAAAAAATGCAGATACCGACAGGCTACGTTGTAGAGATAACCGGCTCACCAGTGCTCGGATACCAGATTAAAAGTGAGATCTTAAAGAGCCTTGGAATCACGATGATGGCTTCCGTTATTTTGATGATTCTTTTCTTATTCGGGACTTTCAGCGGAGTCGTGAGACGAAAAGCCACTGCTTTTCTTCCACTCGTGATTTCCGTGTCCGCAGTTATAATCATCTACGGCATGATGCCGCTGCTTGGGATTCCACTTTCGGAGCACACAAATGGCGCATTGCCGATGCTCGTTGGCTTGTCTATAGAATATGCGGTTCAGATCCAGAATAGATTCGAAGAAGAAATTCGGAGACATGGTGTTGACACTGCCATTGAACTTGCAGTGGAAAGAACCGGCAGAGCCCTGATTCTCGCTTTGCTCACAACAATCGTGGGCTTCATGTCGATGCTATCCGTTGGCATTCCAGCAATGTCTTGGTTCGGCATCATCGCTTCCCTCGGATTGGTAATTGCTTATATATTGAGCATAATATTTTTGCCAGCTATATTAAAAATTATCGAGAAAGGCAAGGTTGCTGAGAAAAAGGAAACAGAAAGCAAAGCAAGACTCGAAAAAGCTCTTTCTGTTATTTCAAATCTTACTGCAAGCAGACCTTATGGAATACTCGTAGTTGCGGTTTTGATCTCCGCTATCGGTTTCTATGTTTCCCCGATGCTTGAACTTGAGACAAACTACAACAAGTATGTCCCTCAGAATCTGCCAGCGATACAGAAATTCAGAGAACTCGAAGAACTTGCTGGTGGGCAGACAGTATACACATTGATACTTGAAACAGACGGAATCGATTCAAGAGTTCTGGATAAATCAAAGGAACTCGCAGAGTATATCTTAAGCAATGAGGAATTAGTTTACTCTTATCAGTCACTTCATTCCCTTGTAGATAAATTTGGAAAACTTGAAAATGTTCCTGAAGAGCTTCTTGGCAGATATGTTGCGGGAAGCACTCTCGCAGTTCATTTCTATTCAACTGCGGACAATTATGAGGAATACAAAAAAACTTTAGAGTCCATTTACAGGGGAGTTAACTTCTATGGATGGGATGGTAGCTACTACTTAACAGGCGGAGCTGTTATCTACTCGGAGCTTGGAACGATAATGATTGAAAGTCAGACCACGATGACCCTCGTTGCATACATTCTAATTTTGCTCCTTTTGCTGGTGATATACAGATCCGTGAGGAAGGCAGTTGTTCCGCTTATAGCCATAACTTCAGTGATAGGTGTTATAAATGTCATAATGTTCATTTCTGGAGTGAAGCAAACAATGGTCTCTATTGCCTTGAATTCCATCATTTTAGGGCTTGGAATAGACTTTTCGATCATGATCACTGAGAGGTATCTTGAAGAGAGGCAGAAAGCATCTCCAATAGAAGCAGTAAGAAGAGCAATAGAGCACACTGGTAAAGCAACCACTACATCTGCTCTTGCAATGATCGGGGGCTTTGGATCTTTGATGATCTCGACTTTCCCTGTTATGCGAGATTTTGGCTTCTTGGCGTTGGTTGCAATTTCTTTCAGCCTTATAGCAGCGTTTACAGTAGTTCCAGCATTCCTGATGGTTACTGAAAAGGTTGGAGAAGCGTTAAAGTCAAAGGGAGTTGTCAAAAACTTATTCAGGTAG
- the afpA gene encoding archaeoflavoprotein AfpA — MKVAWGITGSGDRIRETVEVMKKVKELYPDVEIRVYLSKAGQQVVLFYKLMEELKANFKVWTEVNANAPFLAGMLQSGKFEFLLIAPATSNTVAKISLGIGDTLLTNSAIMALKAFVPVYIMPSDYKEGIVETELPDGRKMKLRIRKEDVEHVERLRKMDGVFVLEKPEEIFAVFEKHFGKK; from the coding sequence ATGAAGGTCGCATGGGGAATAACGGGTAGTGGGGACAGAATTAGAGAGACAGTAGAAGTGATGAAAAAAGTAAAGGAGCTTTATCCTGACGTGGAGATCAGGGTTTACCTTTCAAAGGCAGGACAGCAGGTTGTTTTGTTTTACAAGCTCATGGAAGAGCTTAAAGCAAACTTCAAGGTATGGACTGAAGTTAACGCCAATGCCCCATTTCTTGCGGGAATGCTTCAGAGCGGAAAATTTGAATTTTTGCTTATCGCTCCCGCAACTTCCAACACGGTAGCCAAGATCTCTCTTGGCATTGGCGACACTTTGCTAACAAATTCCGCAATAATGGCTCTGAAAGCATTCGTTCCAGTTTACATCATGCCCTCAGATTACAAAGAAGGAATAGTTGAAACTGAATTGCCCGATGGGAGAAAAATGAAGCTAAGAATTCGAAAAGAAGACGTTGAGCACGTTGAAAGACTTAGAAAAATGGATGGAGTTTTCGTTTTGGAGAAGCCAGAAGAGATCTTTGCGGTTTTTGAAAAGCACTTTGGCAAAAAATAG
- a CDS encoding flavodoxin family protein produces the protein MILGICGSPRKKATEFVLNRALEMLSDLGFETKFFTVRGKNIGFCQHCDYCLKHKECKLKDDMVELYELLGKAKGIIIATPVYNGGVSAQIKAVMDRCRALVAKNFDFFRGKVGMAIAVGGDRIGGQELAIQQILTFYILNGMIPVSGGAFGANLGATFWSKDSLEGVMEDEEGLRSLRKTIKRFAELLRIYEGRMGNNG, from the coding sequence ATGATTCTCGGAATCTGCGGTAGCCCAAGAAAGAAGGCTACAGAGTTTGTGCTGAACAGGGCACTCGAGATGCTAAGCGACTTGGGCTTTGAAACAAAATTTTTTACGGTTAGGGGAAAAAACATAGGCTTCTGCCAGCACTGCGATTACTGCCTTAAGCACAAGGAATGCAAGCTTAAGGACGACATGGTTGAGCTTTATGAATTGCTTGGAAAGGCAAAAGGCATAATTATAGCAACTCCAGTTTACAATGGTGGCGTTAGTGCTCAGATCAAGGCAGTTATGGATCGTTGCAGAGCTCTGGTTGCGAAGAACTTCGATTTCTTCAGGGGCAAAGTTGGAATGGCTATTGCAGTTGGCGGAGACAGAATTGGTGGACAGGAGCTTGCAATCCAGCAGATCTTGACCTTTTACATTTTAAACGGCATGATTCCAGTAAGTGGTGGAGCCTTTGGTGCAAACCTTGGAGCAACATTCTGGAGCAAAGACTCTCTTGAAGGTGTCATGGAAGACGAAGAGGGGTTAAGGAGCCTGAGAAAAACCATTAAGAGATTTGCTGAGCTTTTGAGGATTTATGAAGGTCGCATGGGGAATAACGGGTAG
- a CDS encoding FprA family A-type flavoprotein gives MNPVKIAEDIYWVGALDWEEKDFHNFQTPRGLTYNSYLILDEKKVVIDAVKHKFVSEQIERISKLMDPKEIDYVVVNHIEPDHASGLADLMRVAKKAVVICSQRGKEGLCKNFDCKDWNFMVVKNGDTLKIGKRTLMFLDMTMLHWPDSIATYVVEDKILFSNDAFGQHVASEERFAEELGVEEALKWAKLYYANILMPLATLIKKKLEELKGVEVKLIAPSHGVAWRDPKIIIEHYRKWADFETENKVVVVYDTMWGSTEKLARAIAEGASKNAKVRLFHTRKDSWTEIVSEILDAKAIAVGAPTIHNSLFPPVAGFLSYLKSLKPKNKKALAFGSYGWNGVAVKEIAKVLEELGFETKQFAVKFKPTKEELEKAYELGVELAK, from the coding sequence ATGAATCCCGTAAAAATTGCGGAAGACATTTACTGGGTAGGCGCCTTAGACTGGGAAGAAAAAGATTTTCACAACTTCCAGACGCCACGAGGGTTGACTTATAACTCCTATCTGATTCTGGATGAAAAGAAGGTTGTAATCGATGCGGTGAAGCATAAGTTTGTTTCAGAGCAAATTGAAAGGATCTCAAAGCTCATGGATCCGAAGGAGATCGACTATGTGGTTGTGAATCACATAGAGCCGGATCATGCAAGTGGTCTTGCAGATCTTATGCGAGTGGCAAAGAAAGCGGTTGTGATCTGCTCGCAAAGAGGCAAAGAGGGGCTATGCAAGAATTTTGACTGCAAAGACTGGAATTTCATGGTCGTAAAAAATGGAGACACGCTTAAAATTGGCAAAAGAACGCTCATGTTCCTTGACATGACGATGCTCCACTGGCCTGACAGCATTGCAACCTACGTCGTTGAGGACAAGATCTTATTCTCAAACGACGCATTTGGACAGCATGTTGCAAGTGAAGAGCGATTTGCTGAGGAGCTTGGAGTTGAAGAAGCTCTGAAATGGGCTAAGCTATACTATGCAAACATCCTGATGCCCTTGGCAACGCTGATCAAGAAGAAGCTTGAAGAGCTTAAAGGGGTTGAGGTTAAGCTGATCGCTCCAAGTCATGGGGTTGCTTGGAGAGATCCAAAGATTATAATTGAGCATTACAGGAAATGGGCGGATTTTGAGACAGAGAACAAGGTTGTTGTCGTTTATGACACGATGTGGGGCTCTACAGAGAAGCTTGCAAGAGCAATAGCTGAAGGGGCGAGCAAGAATGCAAAAGTCAGGCTTTTCCACACCCGAAAGGACTCTTGGACTGAGATTGTTTCAGAAATTCTGGATGCCAAAGCCATAGCAGTTGGAGCACCAACGATCCACAATTCGCTCTTTCCACCTGTTGCAGGCTTTCTGAGCTACCTTAAGAGCCTTAAGCCGAAGAACAAGAAAGCATTAGCCTTTGGTTCCTATGGCTGGAATGGTGTTGCGGTAAAGGAGATCGCAAAAGTCTTGGAAGAGCTTGGATTTGAAACTAAGCAGTTTGCGGTTAAATTTAAGCCAACGAAAGAGGAACTTGAAAAAGCCTACGAGTTGGGGGTTGAGCTGGCGAAATGA
- a CDS encoding 2TM domain-containing protein, which translates to MISVEEFKEAWKEIEIEEAKKGFLAHLCVYAIVNTFLAIVNYLTSPDQLWFFWVPLAWGIGLAFHFVFSRNRFVIPDWEGKVAKVEMRARKKKEQ; encoded by the coding sequence ATGATCTCGGTAGAGGAATTTAAAGAAGCATGGAAAGAGATTGAAATTGAAGAGGCTAAAAAGGGATTTTTAGCTCACCTTTGTGTTTACGCCATCGTGAACACATTTTTAGCCATTGTTAACTACCTAACTTCTCCAGACCAGCTCTGGTTCTTCTGGGTTCCCCTTGCTTGGGGCATTGGCTTGGCTTTTCACTTTGTATTCTCTCGCAACAGATTTGTGATCCCCGACTGGGAAGGCAAGGTTGCAAAGGTTGAAATGAGGGCAAGAAAGAAAAAAGAGCAATAA
- a CDS encoding valine--tRNA ligase: protein MEKEYRSIEVEEKWLKTWDERMFYFDWNSKKPHYIIDTPPPYPTGSFHIGHALNWCIIDFIARYKRMNGYEVMFPQGWDCHGLPTEVKVEEKYGIKKNEVDREKFRELCVKFTEENIAKMRATAKRLGFSIDWSKEYITMYPEYYTKTQISFVRMFKNGLIYRGYHPVIICPRCETTIALAEIEYRKGKTKLNYIKFSDDVVIATTRPELIPACVALAVNPEDKRYTHLVGKKVKVPVGGYEVKIIADEAVDPNFGTGIVMICTFGDRQDVKWWKKYGLELRNIINRDGTLNELAGKYQGLKISEAREKIIADLKAEGKVLRQEEVEHNVGVCWRCKTPVEIFPAEQWFVKVDKEKIVEMAKKIKWVPEFMFDRLLSWVEAMEWDWVISRQRVFATPIPVWYCKKCGKVIVAEEDWLPVDPTKEKPRKPCECGSSEFEGEKDVLDTWMDSSITPLVIAGWPQLREYPVSLRPQGHDIIRTWAFYTILRSQALENEIPWKEIVINGIVFGEDGRKMSKSIGNVISPEEVVEKYGADALRQWAASGVIGEDLIFSWREVVAASRFQQKLWSVARFALTHISDYEEKPEDIERLRIADKWIISKLNRLIAFVRENMDKYRFDEALKAIRSFVWYELADNYIELVKGRLYSGEESDPAKFTLKYVLDRILRLLAPITPFITEEIWSRFSKGSVHLQSYPSVEWQMIDEEAEKVGEEMKEILSAIRKLKHDKGLALNAPLKKIIVFTQLNLDALDLKFATNSEVEITREMPVTKEEVKKIKPKFAVLGPLFKDRVKEIIRAVDSLSESEKLKLTKEPLEISIGEEKIELKPEWFEFELRRTVAGVEAEKIEAPHSVVFVLC from the coding sequence ATGGAAAAGGAATATAGGAGCATTGAGGTGGAGGAAAAATGGCTTAAAACCTGGGATGAAAGGATGTTCTACTTTGACTGGAATTCGAAGAAGCCACATTACATAATCGATACTCCCCCTCCTTATCCTACGGGTTCTTTTCATATAGGTCATGCCCTAAATTGGTGTATAATTGATTTTATAGCTCGATACAAACGAATGAACGGCTATGAGGTCATGTTTCCTCAGGGCTGGGACTGCCATGGATTGCCAACGGAAGTAAAGGTTGAGGAGAAATACGGGATAAAGAAGAACGAAGTTGACAGGGAGAAGTTCAGGGAACTTTGCGTTAAATTCACCGAAGAGAATATAGCTAAAATGAGGGCAACGGCGAAAAGGCTTGGCTTCAGCATAGACTGGAGCAAGGAATACATTACTATGTATCCTGAATATTATACAAAGACCCAGATCTCTTTTGTTAGAATGTTCAAAAATGGGCTAATTTATCGGGGCTATCATCCAGTCATAATTTGCCCAAGGTGCGAGACAACGATAGCGTTGGCTGAGATCGAATACAGGAAAGGAAAAACAAAGCTTAATTATATAAAATTTTCAGATGACGTTGTTATTGCCACAACCCGTCCTGAGCTAATTCCCGCCTGCGTGGCTTTAGCAGTGAACCCAGAGGATAAAAGATACACGCATTTGGTTGGCAAGAAAGTAAAGGTTCCCGTCGGAGGATATGAAGTTAAGATCATTGCGGACGAAGCGGTGGATCCGAATTTTGGCACGGGAATTGTGATGATCTGCACATTTGGCGATCGGCAAGATGTGAAGTGGTGGAAGAAGTATGGACTTGAGCTTAGAAATATAATTAATCGTGATGGAACTTTGAATGAGCTTGCTGGGAAATATCAGGGGCTAAAGATCTCTGAGGCAAGGGAGAAGATCATCGCGGATCTAAAGGCAGAGGGTAAAGTTTTGAGGCAGGAAGAAGTTGAGCACAACGTTGGTGTTTGCTGGCGTTGCAAGACTCCTGTTGAGATCTTTCCTGCGGAGCAGTGGTTTGTAAAGGTTGACAAGGAAAAGATCGTTGAGATGGCCAAGAAGATCAAGTGGGTGCCAGAGTTCATGTTTGACAGACTTCTGAGCTGGGTTGAGGCGATGGAATGGGACTGGGTTATAAGCAGGCAGAGAGTCTTTGCTACACCAATTCCAGTCTGGTATTGCAAGAAATGCGGAAAAGTGATTGTTGCTGAAGAGGACTGGCTTCCTGTTGATCCGACAAAGGAAAAACCAAGAAAGCCCTGCGAATGTGGAAGTAGCGAGTTCGAGGGTGAGAAAGACGTTCTCGACACTTGGATGGATTCAAGCATCACACCACTTGTTATTGCGGGCTGGCCTCAGCTAAGGGAATACCCAGTTTCACTTCGCCCGCAGGGGCATGACATCATAAGGACTTGGGCTTTTTACACGATCCTTCGCTCTCAGGCTCTCGAGAACGAAATTCCTTGGAAAGAAATCGTGATCAACGGCATCGTTTTCGGCGAAGACGGAAGAAAGATGAGCAAGAGCATTGGCAATGTGATAAGCCCTGAAGAAGTTGTAGAGAAATACGGTGCGGATGCGCTTCGTCAGTGGGCTGCAAGCGGTGTTATCGGCGAGGATCTGATATTCAGCTGGCGAGAAGTCGTTGCTGCGAGCAGATTTCAGCAAAAGCTCTGGAGCGTTGCAAGATTTGCCTTGACACACATTAGCGATTACGAAGAGAAACCTGAAGATATTGAAAGGCTGAGAATTGCGGACAAATGGATCATTTCAAAGTTAAACAGACTTATAGCCTTCGTTCGCGAGAATATGGACAAATACAGGTTTGATGAAGCTCTTAAGGCAATAAGAAGCTTTGTATGGTATGAGCTTGCGGACAACTACATAGAGCTTGTGAAAGGTAGACTTTACTCTGGAGAAGAATCGGATCCGGCGAAGTTTACGCTTAAATACGTGCTCGATCGAATTCTGAGGCTTTTAGCCCCAATTACGCCATTCATAACCGAGGAAATATGGTCAAGATTCTCCAAGGGCAGTGTTCATTTGCAGAGCTATCCCAGCGTTGAATGGCAAATGATCGATGAAGAAGCGGAAAAGGTTGGAGAAGAGATGAAAGAAATTCTTTCAGCAATTAGGAAGCTCAAGCACGACAAAGGGCTGGCTTTAAATGCCCCGCTTAAGAAGATCATTGTTTTTACACAGCTCAATCTCGACGCTCTAGATCTTAAATTTGCAACGAACTCAGAAGTAGAGATTACCAGAGAAATGCCCGTTACGAAAGAGGAGGTTAAGAAGATCAAACCAAAGTTTGCAGTCCTTGGACCTCTGTTCAAAGATCGAGTGAAGGAAATTATTAGGGCTGTTGACAGTTTAAGCGAGTCAGAAAAGCTGAAGCTAACAAAAGAGCCATTAGAAATAAGCATTGGAGAGGAAAAAATTGAATTAAAGCCAGAATGGTTTGAATTCGAATTAAGAAGGACAGTTGCGGGTGTCGAGGCTGAGAAAATTGAGGCACCACATAGTGTGGTGTTTGTGCTATGTTGA
- a CDS encoding queuosine precursor transporter, with product MLNEILGFLLLIVCFTGITIAFKLFGKAGLYVWMALAIVIANIQVTKIIEVFGLVTAMGNVIYGSTFLATDILTERYGAKYARKAVLAGFFAMIFATIIMQLTVLFEPHESDTISPAMAQVFQFMPSAMVASLTAYIISQLHDIWAFELWKKRTKGKFLWLRNNASTMVSQFIDNVTFTLLFFVVFNPEFLQALGWEGIFEIFITSYAMKFVVAVLDTPFIYLNVRIKPTEAI from the coding sequence ATGTTGAACGAAATCCTTGGCTTCTTGCTCCTGATCGTCTGCTTCACAGGAATCACCATAGCCTTTAAGCTATTCGGCAAGGCAGGACTTTACGTCTGGATGGCTCTGGCAATAGTAATAGCCAACATTCAAGTCACAAAGATCATCGAAGTCTTCGGCTTGGTTACTGCAATGGGAAACGTGATCTATGGTTCTACTTTCCTTGCAACTGACATACTCACAGAACGCTACGGTGCAAAATACGCACGAAAGGCAGTGCTTGCAGGATTCTTTGCAATGATCTTTGCAACGATCATAATGCAGTTAACGGTCTTATTTGAGCCTCATGAAAGCGACACGATTAGCCCAGCAATGGCTCAGGTTTTCCAGTTCATGCCTTCTGCAATGGTTGCAAGCCTTACAGCTTACATAATCTCACAGCTTCACGACATATGGGCTTTTGAGCTCTGGAAGAAGAGAACAAAGGGCAAATTCCTATGGCTGAGAAACAATGCTTCGACGATGGTTTCGCAGTTCATAGACAACGTTACGTTCACTCTTCTATTCTTTGTGGTCTTTAATCCAGAATTCCTGCAGGCTTTGGGCTGGGAAGGGATATTTGAGATCTTCATAACCTCCTATGCAATGAAGTTCGTAGTTGCGGTGCTTGACACTCCATTCATATACCTCAATGTCAGAATCAAGCCCACAGAAGCAATTTAG
- a CDS encoding sodium:calcium antiporter produces MFLKEKIFILLAILGTIPWILSYFLSYHYSPPIEALLSGIAVISAAFLLSWGAETAEKDLPRSLSLAIVALIAVLPEYAVDMYFTWMAGKVGGEYIHYAAANMTGANRLLLGVGWSLVAIVAMLKLRKKEIELDEGIRLEFFVLLLASLYCFLIPLKGNISLLDTAILGSMFLLYVYLATKAEREEFTAVGVPAYLCCFPAQKRRTSVVLMLIFSAFVILISVEAFAEGLVNSARIFGIDEFLMVQWIAPLASEAPEFIVAIYFVRKLRTTASFNTLVSSKVNQWTLLVGCLALIYSISLANPSSLPLDDRQREEFLLTAAQSLLGVAIIVNLRFSLFEALALFGLFLAQFVYQTVETRYLLSFVYILISAPMLYLHRHDIIKSYQFVLKLLKAKR; encoded by the coding sequence ATGTTCCTAAAGGAGAAGATCTTCATTCTGCTTGCAATTCTTGGCACGATCCCTTGGATCTTATCTTATTTTCTCAGTTATCATTATTCCCCACCAATAGAGGCTCTTTTGTCGGGAATTGCAGTCATCTCCGCAGCATTCCTTCTTTCATGGGGTGCTGAAACCGCAGAAAAAGACTTGCCAAGATCTCTAAGCCTTGCGATCGTCGCTTTGATAGCTGTGCTACCGGAATATGCGGTTGACATGTATTTTACATGGATGGCGGGCAAAGTTGGCGGGGAATACATACACTACGCTGCAGCGAATATGACTGGTGCAAATAGGCTACTGCTTGGCGTTGGCTGGAGCCTTGTTGCAATTGTTGCAATGCTAAAGCTTCGAAAAAAGGAGATCGAGCTTGATGAAGGCATAAGGCTTGAATTCTTTGTCTTGCTCTTAGCCTCTCTTTACTGCTTTTTAATACCACTTAAGGGCAACATTTCGCTTTTAGACACCGCCATCTTGGGTTCGATGTTCCTGCTTTACGTTTACCTCGCGACAAAGGCTGAAAGAGAGGAATTCACCGCAGTTGGAGTTCCTGCTTACCTTTGCTGTTTTCCAGCCCAAAAAAGGAGAACTTCAGTCGTTCTGATGTTGATCTTTTCCGCATTCGTAATTCTAATAAGCGTCGAGGCCTTTGCAGAAGGTCTTGTTAATTCTGCGAGGATCTTTGGAATAGATGAATTTCTGATGGTTCAGTGGATCGCACCGCTTGCAAGCGAGGCTCCCGAGTTCATTGTTGCCATTTATTTTGTTAGAAAGCTTCGCACGACTGCAAGCTTCAACACACTCGTGTCTTCAAAGGTAAATCAGTGGACACTGCTCGTGGGATGTTTGGCTTTGATTTACAGCATTTCCTTAGCGAATCCAAGCTCTTTACCGCTTGATGACAGGCAAAGAGAAGAATTTCTGCTGACTGCAGCGCAATCATTGCTTGGAGTTGCGATAATAGTGAACCTGAGATTCAGCTTATTTGAAGCACTCGCATTGTTCGGACTATTTCTCGCACAATTTGTTTACCAAACCGTCGAAACTCGTTATCTTCTGAGCTTCGTTTACATTCTGATTTCAGCCCCGATGCTATATCTCCACCGCCATGATATCATCAAGAGCTACCAGTTTGTTCTGAAACTTCTAAAGGCTAAGCGTTAA
- the sepF gene encoding cell division protein SepF: protein MGILEKFKTKEKVALDDYEELDLAQYEAEIGEKASVLIKVAEITGLNEIPRIKKEVYDGNIIIADIAFVRHDKLTLDRILKDLKQLAEEINGDIVGLGEEYVVVTPAGIKVDRNKIRGGK from the coding sequence ATGGGGATACTCGAGAAATTTAAGACAAAGGAGAAGGTGGCTCTGGATGATTACGAAGAACTTGACTTAGCCCAGTATGAAGCGGAAATAGGCGAAAAAGCTTCAGTTTTAATCAAGGTCGCAGAAATAACGGGTTTGAATGAGATCCCAAGGATCAAGAAAGAAGTTTATGACGGGAATATTATAATAGCTGATATTGCCTTTGTAAGACACGATAAGCTAACTCTTGACAGGATTCTCAAAGACCTCAAACAGCTTGCAGAGGAAATCAATGGCGATATTGTGGGGTTGGGTGAAGAATACGTTGTAGTAACTCCCGCAGGTATAAAGGTGGACAGAAATAAGATCCGAGGAGGTAAATGA
- a CDS encoding ZPR1 zinc finger domain-containing protein has protein sequence MITCPICGRELKLYVNTYEVPFFDKILLTSISCECGFKHADSIVLGEKEPTRYSIKAKKENLFTKVIRSTSGTIRIPELGVSIEPGPASQAFVTNLEGVLVRVADVVKIAKKWNEDDEEKVKKCDWILEKINSVIEGDGELTIILEDPFGNSLILSDESFKEKLSEWEAKELKTGLTVIELTGFTEEEISHL, from the coding sequence ATGATTACCTGCCCAATCTGTGGCAGAGAACTGAAGCTTTATGTGAACACATACGAAGTTCCTTTTTTTGATAAGATTCTTCTCACATCTATTTCGTGCGAATGTGGATTTAAACATGCAGATTCGATAGTTTTAGGCGAAAAGGAACCTACAAGATACAGTATAAAGGCAAAGAAAGAAAATCTTTTTACAAAGGTAATACGTTCCACTTCTGGAACGATTCGGATTCCAGAGCTTGGAGTTTCGATCGAACCTGGTCCAGCAAGCCAGGCTTTTGTAACGAACCTTGAAGGTGTTTTAGTAAGGGTCGCAGACGTTGTAAAAATTGCTAAGAAATGGAATGAAGATGATGAAGAGAAAGTGAAAAAGTGTGATTGGATTCTGGAGAAAATAAATAGTGTGATCGAAGGCGATGGCGAACTAACGATTATTCTGGAAGATCCATTTGGTAATAGCCTAATTCTTTCGGATGAAAGCTTCAAGGAGAAGCTTTCGGAGTGGGAAGCTAAGGAGTTAAAGACGGGTTTGACAGTAATTGAATTAACGGGTTTCACTGAAGAGGAGATTTCTCATCTTTAG
- a CDS encoding twin-arginine translocase TatA/TatE family subunit has protein sequence MLGFEELVFIAIIALILLSPEKLIEFARELGKIYAEYKKAKRIVELEVLYGVSSREVKEEMERKYTELNITAKDSKDEKSPLQ, from the coding sequence GTGCTCGGTTTCGAAGAACTTGTATTCATCGCAATAATTGCCCTAATTCTGCTGAGCCCAGAAAAGCTTATTGAATTTGCAAGAGAGTTGGGGAAAATTTACGCAGAATACAAAAAAGCCAAAAGAATTGTGGAACTTGAAGTTCTCTATGGAGTTTCAAGCCGTGAAGTGAAAGAAGAGATGGAAAGGAAATACACGGAGTTGAATATAACGGCTAAAGACTCTAAAGATGAGAAATCTCCTCTTCAGTGA